From Camelina sativa cultivar DH55 unplaced genomic scaffold, Cs unpScaffold00764, whole genome shotgun sequence, the proteins below share one genomic window:
- the LOC109131609 gene encoding uncharacterized protein LOC109131609, with protein sequence MWREINATQFSVDGIPLGTVEQTAARNRTARALQFGVPVQPSTAEDDSLRLSLSGGVRVATNPPDILTVSSTSSTDATPTTPTTQPTSETFSSKDLEDDTGDETMGDHSLDVGVHLDIAPASGTYGAFPANANECVTGGRMDISVVPNCEFGNTSRSLVAIRETPVPTVLRDSDAPPYFDDPGEEDLLNRALKDADYEGDEIFVGRIFKNKEDCTIKMAIHAIRRKFHFVTSKSSTMKVLAVCVSHTCPCRVFAHKMDDSDRLEIRSITLQHTCSVDARGDFHKQATTTVIGSLMKTRYAGVGRGPRPNERRHILCQEFSLNVSYWKAWRAREIVMDNAMGSAIGSFALVQPYIKLLLQTNPNSKVALETKLDSNGVDRFKYLFLSLHASIQGYAYMRKVIIIDGMHLRGIYGGCLIAASAQDANFQVFPLAFAIVNSENDDAWTWFLQKLTDIMPDEADMVFVSDRHSSIYSSIRQ encoded by the exons ATGTGGAGGGAAATAAACGCTACGCAGTTCAGTGTCGATGGTATACCATTGGGGACAGTTGAACAGACAGCAGCTAGAAATAGGACGGCAAGGGCGCTGCAATTTGGGGTCCCTGTACAACCTTCTACAGCTGAAGATGACAGCTTACGTTTAAGCCTATCAGGTGGTGTTAGAGTAGCTACTAACCCGCCAGATATCCTGACAGTGTCGTCGACAAGCTCTACAGATGCTACGCCAACGACGCCCACCACGCAACCTACAAGCGAGACATTCTCATCTAAGGACCTGGAAGATGACACAG GTGATGAAACGATGGGGGACCATTCTCTTGATGTGGGAGTACACCTCGATATAGCCCCTGCTTCTGGTACATATGGTGCCTTCCCTGCGAATGCCAACGAGTGTGTGACCGGTGGTCGCATGGATATAAGCGTAGTTCCGAATTGTGAGTTCGGAAACACTAGCAGGTCTTTGGTAGCAATTAGAGAGACTCCAGTACCGACTGTATTGCGTGACAGTGACGCACCACCATATTTTGATGATCCCGGTGAAGAAG ATCTGCTAAACAGGGCGTTAAAAGACGCTGATTACGAAGGCGACGAGATATTCGTGGGgaggattttcaaaaacaagGAAGACTGTACCATCAAAATGGCTATCCACGCAATACGTCGGAAATTCCATTTTGTAACCTCAAAATCGAGCACGATGAAAGTGTTGGCTGTATGTGTTAGTCACACATGTCCATGCCGTGTGTTTGCACATAAAATGGATGACAGCGACCGACTTGAGATTAGAAGCATTACTTTACAACACACTTGCAGTGTCGACGCAAGAGGAGATttccacaaacaagcaacaactacGGTTATTGGAAGTCTGATGAAGACACGGTATGCCGGCGTTGGTAGGGGACCACGGCCAAATGAACGCCGTCACATACTTTGTCAAGAGTTCAGCCTAAACGTATCTTATTGGAAGGCATGGAGAGCGAGGGAAATTGTGATGGACAATGCCATGGGCTCAGCCATAGGAAGCTTTGCATTGGTTCAACCATATATCAAGCTGCTCTtacaaacaaatccaaactcAAAAGTTGCCCTGGAAACTAAATTAGATAGTAATGGAGTTGATCGGTTTAAGTATCTCTTCCTCTCACTGCACGCATCAATCCAAGGATACGCCTACATGAGAAAGGTAATCATCATAGACGGTATGCACCTACGAGGCATATATGGAGGTTGTCTCATTGCTGCAAGCGCTCAGGATGCAAACTTCCAGGTGTTCCCTCTTGCGTTTGCAATAGTTAACAGTGAGAACGATGACGCCTGGACGTGGTTCTTACAAAAGCTAACGGACATCATGCCAGACGAAGCAGACATGGTATTTGTGTCCGACAGGCACTCCTCTATATACTCAAGTATACGTCAG